A genomic stretch from Pirellulales bacterium includes:
- a CDS encoding acyl-CoA/acyl-ACP dehydrogenase, which yields MARRSITAPDSPLLAELCARLAAAAGDVDARSAWPGEQLRLCGEYGVFEWFVDPAYGGQGWSQSAIARGYLALSGACLTTTFVITQRTGASRRIETSPNEPLKRKLLPGLVSGESFATVGISHLTTSRRHLAKPVLRARRVDGGYLLDGFSPWVTGADRAEHVVVGATLLDGDQPTAEQLLLCVPTTLHGASAPPPLELVALTASRTGRLELDNVFLADEWVLLGPLENVMNLGSGGNTGGYQTSTLAVGLAKAAIAYIAQEAEKRPELKPAQVALADAYEPLEQDLFAAVDGASGCSTEELRTRANSLVLRAAQAALVAAKGAGYVAGHPAGRWCREALFFLVWSCPQPVLEANLCELAGILD from the coding sequence ATGGCCCGTCGTTCGATCACCGCGCCTGATTCGCCGCTGTTGGCCGAGTTGTGCGCCCGGTTGGCCGCGGCGGCGGGGGACGTCGATGCCCGCTCGGCGTGGCCCGGCGAGCAGTTGCGGCTGTGCGGCGAGTACGGCGTATTCGAGTGGTTCGTCGATCCCGCGTACGGCGGCCAGGGCTGGTCCCAGTCGGCGATCGCCCGCGGGTATCTCGCCCTCAGCGGGGCCTGCCTGACGACCACGTTCGTCATCACGCAGCGGACCGGGGCGAGCCGGCGAATCGAGACCTCGCCGAACGAACCGCTCAAACGCAAGCTCCTCCCCGGGCTGGTCAGCGGCGAGTCGTTCGCCACGGTCGGCATCTCGCACCTGACGACCAGCCGCCGACACTTGGCCAAGCCGGTGCTGCGGGCCCGACGGGTCGACGGCGGATACCTGCTCGACGGGTTCAGCCCATGGGTCACCGGCGCCGACCGGGCCGAGCATGTCGTCGTCGGGGCGACCTTGCTGGACGGCGACCAGCCGACCGCCGAGCAACTCCTGCTGTGCGTCCCGACCACCTTGCACGGCGCAAGCGCTCCGCCCCCCTTGGAACTGGTGGCCCTCACCGCCAGTCGCACGGGTCGGCTGGAACTCGACAACGTCTTCCTCGCCGACGAATGGGTCCTGCTCGGCCCCCTGGAAAACGTGATGAACCTTGGCAGCGGGGGAAACACCGGCGGTTACCAGACGTCGACGCTCGCCGTGGGACTCGCCAAGGCGGCGATCGCGTACATCGCCCAGGAGGCGGAGAAGCGCCCCGAACTGAAACCGGCCCAGGTCGCGCTGGCCGACGCCTATGAGCCGCTGGAGCAGGACCTGTTCGCGGCGGTCGACGGCGCCAGCGGCTGCAGCACCGAAGAACTCCGCACCCGGGCGAACAGCCTAGTGCTGCGGGCCGCCCAGGCTGCGCTCGTGGCGGCGAAGGGCGCCGGATACGTCGCCGGCCATCCCGCGGGCCGCTGGTGCCGCGAGGCGCTGTTTTTTCTGGTCTGGAGCTGCCCGCAACCGGTGCTCGAGGCGAACCTATGCGAACTGGCGGGGATTCTTGACTAG
- a CDS encoding ATP-binding cassette domain-containing protein, giving the protein MIEAIGLSKFYGDFAACRDVSFAINKGEVAAFLGPNGAGKSTTMKLLTGYLAPSTGTAKIAGFNMNQERLLGAERLGYLPENGPLYPDMSPRSLLTFFGNARGLTGRELDQRIEAVVNTCHLEAVIGKPIGKLSKGYRQRVGMAQALLHNPDVLILDEPTAGLDPNQIREVRRMIRELGQTKTILLSTHILQEVEAMCNRVVFINEGRLVFDGTPAELAAQDHDLDKRFHQLTGRAELN; this is encoded by the coding sequence ATGATCGAAGCCATCGGGCTGTCGAAATTCTACGGCGATTTCGCCGCCTGCCGCGACGTGAGTTTCGCCATCAACAAGGGCGAAGTCGCGGCGTTTCTAGGCCCCAACGGCGCCGGCAAGAGCACGACGATGAAGCTGCTCACCGGGTACTTGGCCCCGTCGACCGGCACGGCCAAGATCGCCGGATTCAATATGAATCAGGAACGGCTCTTGGGCGCCGAGCGGCTGGGGTACTTGCCGGAGAACGGCCCGTTGTATCCCGACATGTCGCCCCGCAGCCTGCTGACGTTCTTCGGCAATGCTCGGGGACTCACAGGGCGAGAACTCGATCAGCGGATCGAAGCGGTCGTCAACACGTGCCATCTCGAAGCGGTCATCGGCAAGCCGATCGGCAAGCTCTCGAAGGGCTACCGCCAGCGGGTCGGCATGGCTCAGGCGTTGCTGCACAACCCCGACGTGCTGATCCTCGACGAACCGACCGCGGGTCTCGACCCCAACCAGATTCGCGAAGTGCGCCGCATGATCCGCGAGCTAGGGCAGACCAAGACGATCCTGTTGTCCACTCACATCCTGCAGGAGGTCGAGGCGATGTGCAATCGGGTCGTGTTCATCAACGAGGGACGACTGGTGTTCGACGGCACGCCCGCCGAACTGGCCGCTCAGGACCACGACCTCGATAAGCGTTTCCATCAACTCACCGGCCGGGCCGAGTTGAATTGA
- a CDS encoding PEP-CTERM sorting domain-containing protein has product MKRTAFLTLGVAAALAVKMAAAAPLYTDDFNTAASAANYNLVQFGTNAVSFAYDYSVMGIPPAPNTTDASTLGVKFESNHIQPAAAAAVTLHTNQSFSGSYKVKFDAWINANGPFPGGGTGSTEFLTAGVGGDGTTVNRSGATGSGGWTAVDGEGGSGVDYRLLRGAALQGLASAGTTYAAGSQAASNAYYLPLNPSGVDVSLLPVQGAGNGGPAQQTGTTIAGTFGFAWHQVELAVDETGGTGGAALLTWKIDGLLIGTMDAGAGTAFSTNGRVTIGYTDPFASFSDNPLLSFGLIDNLVVVPEPTSLGLAGLAALAALRIRRRW; this is encoded by the coding sequence GTGAAACGAACTGCATTCTTGACCCTGGGCGTCGCCGCCGCCCTTGCCGTGAAGATGGCCGCAGCGGCGCCGTTGTACACCGACGACTTCAACACAGCCGCATCGGCCGCAAACTACAACCTCGTACAGTTCGGGACGAACGCGGTGTCGTTCGCCTACGACTACAGCGTCATGGGAATTCCCCCGGCTCCCAACACGACCGACGCCAGCACGCTGGGCGTCAAGTTCGAGTCGAACCATATCCAGCCCGCCGCCGCGGCCGCGGTGACGTTGCACACCAACCAGTCGTTCAGCGGCTCGTACAAGGTGAAGTTTGACGCCTGGATCAACGCCAACGGGCCCTTCCCCGGCGGCGGCACGGGATCGACTGAGTTTCTGACTGCGGGCGTCGGCGGCGACGGGACCACCGTCAACCGAAGCGGCGCCACCGGCAGCGGCGGGTGGACCGCGGTCGATGGTGAAGGGGGCTCCGGCGTCGATTATCGCCTGCTCAGGGGCGCCGCCCTGCAGGGACTCGCCTCAGCAGGCACTACCTACGCAGCCGGTTCGCAAGCCGCCTCGAACGCTTACTACCTGCCGCTCAATCCCTCGGGCGTCGACGTCTCACTTCTGCCCGTTCAGGGCGCCGGCAACGGCGGGCCTGCTCAGCAGACTGGGACGACGATCGCCGGGACCTTCGGCTTCGCTTGGCATCAGGTCGAACTGGCCGTCGACGAAACGGGCGGAACCGGCGGAGCGGCGTTGCTCACGTGGAAGATCGACGGCCTGTTGATCGGCACGATGGACGCCGGCGCGGGGACGGCCTTTTCCACGAACGGACGGGTCACGATCGGTTATACGGATCCGTTCGCATCGTTCTCCGACAACCCGCTCCTAAGCTTCGGGCTGATTGACAACCTAGTCGTCGTTCCCGAGCCGACGTCGTTGGGATTGGCCGGCCTCGCGGCGCTGGCCGCGCTGAGAATTCGTCGACGCTGGTAA
- the lpxK gene encoding tetraacyldisaccharide 4'-kinase, which yields MPINPAQFRELVSGRRRGVGASLLRAGLRIASWPYGWVVRRRNRRFDAAAVEIIRPPVPVASIGNLTVGGTGKTPLVEWVARQLRSRGVRVTILSRGYRAGADGRNDEALELELALPDVPHLQNADRAASAAVAVEELAAQLLVLDDGFQHRRLARDLDVVLLDASEPFGFDRLLPAGTLREPIEGLRRADAVILSRADMLDEPARAAVRRRVAALAPDALWGEVRHRPAALVDSLGERDPLAKLERQRFVAFCGIGNPAGFRHTLQTLGGELAELREFPDHHEFTRADVESLAAWAQTSSATTVLCTRKDLVKLRTPQLGGVPLRALEIEIDWLAGKAEMKAALERLAGVAQEKDWLEE from the coding sequence GTGCCGATCAACCCTGCCCAGTTTCGCGAGCTTGTCAGCGGTCGCCGGCGCGGAGTCGGCGCGAGTTTGCTCCGCGCGGGGCTGCGGATCGCCAGTTGGCCCTACGGGTGGGTTGTGCGGAGGCGGAATCGGCGGTTCGACGCGGCTGCGGTTGAGATCATTCGTCCCCCCGTGCCGGTGGCGAGCATCGGCAACCTGACCGTCGGCGGGACCGGCAAGACGCCGTTGGTCGAGTGGGTCGCGAGGCAACTGCGAAGCCGAGGGGTGCGGGTCACGATCCTCAGCCGCGGATATCGCGCCGGCGCCGACGGGCGAAACGACGAGGCGCTCGAGCTGGAACTCGCCCTTCCCGACGTCCCCCACCTGCAGAACGCCGATCGCGCCGCCTCGGCCGCCGTGGCGGTCGAAGAACTGGCCGCGCAGTTGTTGGTGCTCGACGACGGGTTTCAGCATCGCCGCTTGGCGCGCGATCTGGACGTCGTGCTTTTGGACGCCAGCGAACCGTTCGGATTCGACCGGCTGTTGCCGGCCGGGACGCTGCGCGAGCCGATCGAGGGCTTGCGCCGCGCCGACGCCGTGATCCTGAGTCGGGCCGACATGCTCGACGAACCGGCTCGAGCCGCGGTCCGACGACGGGTCGCGGCGCTCGCCCCCGACGCGTTGTGGGGCGAGGTCCGGCATCGACCGGCGGCCCTCGTCGATTCACTGGGCGAGCGCGATCCGCTGGCCAAGCTCGAGCGACAGCGGTTCGTCGCCTTCTGCGGCATCGGCAACCCGGCGGGCTTTCGCCATACGCTCCAGACGTTGGGGGGCGAACTGGCCGAGCTGCGCGAGTTTCCCGATCACCACGAATTCACCCGTGCCGACGTCGAGTCGCTCGCCGCGTGGGCGCAAACATCCAGCGCGACGACGGTGCTCTGCACCCGCAAAGACCTTGTGAAACTCCGCACGCCGCAACTCGGCGGCGTCCCGCTGCGAGCCCTGGAGATCGAGATCGATTGGCTCGCCGGGAAAGCGGAAATGAAAGCCGCGCTCGAGCGACTGGCCGGCGTGGCGCAGGAGAAGGACTGGTTGGAAGAATAG
- the nadB gene encoding L-aspartate oxidase, whose translation MAFVVPRYLVPFHPKRIPHHFVDVLVVGGGIAGLRATMAIDPRLSTLVVTKDRLQESNSTYAQGGIAGVMAPDDCFEEHVDDTLVAGAGLCDKSVVEMVVREAPAHIRQLIAWGAAFDADDGELLLGREGGHSRNRIAHALGDATGKEIMRAMIERARETLQAQIWQDTFTIDLLTDEGACRGALVWNPRHGKTFVWAKQTILCTGGTGQVYRETTNPLVATGDGHAAAYRAGAELADMEFMQFHPTVLYIAGSSRSLITEAMRGEGALLVDCNGRRFMPDYDERAELAPRDVVSQAIDQQMTKTHHPCVYLDLSHFDGEWLRSRFPGITKRCAEFGIELPNDKIPVRPGAHYMIGGVRVDEHGRTTLPGLWGAGEATSSGLHGANRLASNSLLEGLVYGARSGEGASAAALKCPDTYAALPLENPVVERRSEWLDLQDVRNSLKSLMWRAAGVRRDGPQLAAALATVEKWSQYALTQQLTDPRGWELQNMLTVSEVMLGAALRREESRGVHLRSDFPGQDDAKWGRRIGDRRKS comes from the coding sequence ATGGCATTCGTCGTACCGCGTTACCTCGTTCCGTTTCATCCCAAGCGGATTCCGCACCATTTCGTCGACGTGTTGGTCGTCGGCGGGGGGATTGCGGGGCTGCGGGCCACGATGGCGATCGACCCGCGGCTCTCCACGCTGGTCGTCACCAAGGATCGCCTGCAAGAGTCCAACAGCACCTACGCCCAGGGGGGGATCGCCGGGGTCATGGCGCCCGACGATTGTTTTGAGGAGCATGTCGACGACACGCTGGTCGCCGGGGCCGGGTTGTGCGACAAGTCGGTCGTCGAGATGGTCGTCCGCGAGGCGCCGGCCCATATCCGGCAGCTCATCGCCTGGGGCGCCGCGTTCGACGCCGACGACGGCGAGCTGTTGCTCGGCCGCGAGGGGGGGCACAGCCGCAACCGCATCGCTCACGCCTTGGGGGACGCGACCGGCAAGGAAATCATGCGGGCCATGATCGAGCGGGCTCGTGAGACGCTGCAAGCGCAGATCTGGCAGGACACTTTCACGATCGACCTGCTGACGGACGAAGGCGCCTGCCGCGGGGCGCTCGTGTGGAATCCCCGACACGGCAAGACGTTCGTGTGGGCCAAACAGACGATCTTGTGCACCGGCGGCACGGGGCAGGTGTACCGCGAAACCACCAACCCGCTGGTCGCCACCGGCGACGGTCACGCCGCGGCGTACCGCGCCGGCGCCGAACTGGCCGATATGGAGTTCATGCAGTTCCATCCCACGGTGCTGTACATCGCCGGCAGCAGCCGCAGCCTGATCACCGAGGCGATGCGAGGCGAAGGCGCCCTGCTGGTCGACTGCAACGGCCGACGATTCATGCCCGATTACGACGAGCGCGCCGAACTGGCGCCGCGCGACGTCGTCAGCCAGGCGATCGACCAGCAGATGACCAAAACGCACCATCCGTGCGTCTATCTCGACCTGAGCCACTTCGACGGCGAGTGGCTTCGCAGCCGGTTCCCGGGGATCACCAAACGGTGCGCCGAGTTCGGCATCGAACTCCCCAACGACAAGATCCCCGTCCGGCCTGGGGCGCACTACATGATCGGCGGCGTACGGGTCGACGAGCACGGGCGCACGACGCTCCCCGGGCTGTGGGGAGCGGGAGAAGCGACCAGCAGCGGACTCCACGGCGCCAATCGGCTGGCGTCGAACAGCTTGCTCGAAGGGCTCGTGTACGGCGCCCGGTCCGGCGAAGGGGCCTCGGCCGCGGCCTTAAAGTGCCCCGACACGTACGCCGCCCTGCCGCTGGAGAATCCAGTCGTCGAGCGGCGCAGTGAGTGGCTCGACCTGCAGGACGTGCGAAACTCGCTGAAGAGTCTCATGTGGCGCGCCGCGGGGGTCCGCCGCGACGGCCCGCAACTGGCCGCGGCGTTGGCGACGGTCGAGAAGTGGTCGCAATACGCCCTGACGCAACAGCTCACCGACCCCCGCGGATGGGAACTGCAGAACATGCTCACGGTGAGCGAGGTGATGCTCGGCGCCGCGCTGCGGCGCGAAGAATCGCGCGGCGTCCACCTCCGGAGCGATTTTCCTGGGCAGGACGACGCGAAGTGGGGCAGACGGATCGGGGACCGGCGCAAATCGTGA
- a CDS encoding GlsB/YeaQ/YmgE family stress response membrane protein, with product MGLFAWVGFGLIAGYLARFFMPGQAPGGIVATIVLGIIGALVGGYIGTRLGFGDLSGFDVRSMVMAVIGGVAVLFIFSLVSRGRS from the coding sequence ATGGGTCTCTTTGCTTGGGTCGGTTTCGGATTGATTGCCGGGTATCTCGCTAGGTTCTTCATGCCGGGGCAGGCGCCAGGCGGGATTGTGGCCACGATCGTTTTGGGGATCATCGGGGCGCTGGTCGGCGGGTACATCGGGACCCGACTCGGCTTCGGCGACCTCTCGGGCTTCGACGTCCGCAGCATGGTCATGGCCGTCATCGGCGGGGTGGCTGTGTTGTTCATCTTCAGCTTGGTCTCGCGCGGCCGGAGCTAG
- a CDS encoding PEP-CTERM sorting domain-containing protein: MRCTRFWSVAAWRSCAGLLAGAIAVAGTSADAGLMHRWSFNDGTVNDSVGGAHGTLQGGASIAGGQAVLAGGGQHVDLPGPTIAINTYSEATLELWLTSDPANTNYTMAAVLGRTYDPGLGEPDWAGYQYVMVQPTRGGGPAATRAAITAVRFEEESGVNGPGQINDGVPHHLAVTVNATDIAYYIDGSLIGSAPLGANTLSSLSNNLAYLGRSVYQYDPTFVGSIDEFRIHNMALSAGDIARSIQLGPDVVIPEPSTMLLVATGLAVLASRRRWS; this comes from the coding sequence ATGAGGTGCACCAGATTCTGGTCCGTCGCGGCATGGCGCTCGTGCGCCGGCTTGTTGGCGGGCGCGATCGCCGTTGCAGGAACGTCGGCCGACGCCGGCCTGATGCATCGGTGGTCCTTTAACGACGGGACTGTCAACGACTCGGTCGGCGGCGCGCACGGTACGCTGCAGGGCGGCGCATCGATCGCCGGCGGCCAAGCAGTCTTGGCAGGGGGCGGGCAGCACGTCGACCTGCCGGGCCCGACGATCGCCATCAATACGTACAGCGAGGCGACGCTCGAACTTTGGTTGACGTCAGATCCGGCCAACACGAATTACACGATGGCAGCCGTCCTCGGGCGGACGTACGATCCGGGCCTCGGGGAACCCGACTGGGCCGGATACCAGTACGTCATGGTCCAGCCGACGCGCGGCGGCGGTCCGGCTGCGACGCGCGCGGCGATCACGGCCGTACGGTTTGAGGAAGAGTCGGGCGTGAACGGCCCGGGGCAGATTAACGACGGCGTGCCCCATCATCTGGCCGTCACGGTCAACGCGACCGACATTGCCTACTACATCGACGGGTCGCTGATCGGCTCGGCCCCTCTCGGCGCCAACACGCTCTCCAGCTTGAGCAACAACTTGGCCTACCTTGGGCGCTCGGTCTATCAGTACGATCCCACCTTCGTCGGTTCGATCGACGAATTCCGGATTCACAATATGGCGCTCAGCGCGGGTGACATCGCCCGCAGCATTCAGTTGGGACCGGACGTCGTCATTCCCGAGCCGTCGACGATGCTGCTCGTCGCGACCGGGCTGGCGGTTCTGGCCAGTCGGCGCCGCTGGAGCTAG
- the cysC gene encoding adenylyl-sulfate kinase — translation MPDNSPNSDPIVVWHEHAVARGDRERAAGHRGCVVWFTGLSGSGKSTVANAVDRLLYERGVRTYLLDGDNVRHGLNATPQMLAERYGDAFGRRFGLGFGQEDRQENIRRVGAVAGLMCDAGLVTLTAFVSPYRSDRDAVRATLAAGDFIEVFVDAPLEVCESRDPKGLYKKARAGEIKDFTGISAPYEPPIHPDLRLQAGTATPDELARQVIEHLRRSGVLR, via the coding sequence ATGCCAGACAACTCTCCAAACTCCGACCCAATCGTCGTCTGGCACGAGCACGCCGTTGCGCGAGGCGATCGGGAGCGCGCGGCCGGGCATCGCGGGTGCGTCGTCTGGTTCACGGGGCTCTCGGGGAGCGGCAAAAGCACCGTCGCCAACGCGGTCGATCGCTTGCTCTACGAACGCGGCGTGCGAACCTATCTCTTGGACGGCGACAACGTCCGACACGGGCTGAACGCCACGCCGCAGATGCTCGCCGAGCGCTACGGCGATGCGTTCGGCCGGCGGTTCGGGCTGGGATTCGGCCAGGAGGACCGACAGGAGAACATCCGTCGGGTCGGGGCGGTCGCGGGGCTCATGTGCGACGCAGGGCTAGTGACTCTCACCGCGTTCGTGAGCCCCTATCGCAGCGATCGCGACGCGGTGCGGGCGACCCTCGCCGCAGGGGACTTCATCGAGGTGTTCGTCGACGCCCCGCTTGAGGTCTGCGAATCGCGCGATCCCAAGGGGCTCTACAAGAAGGCCCGCGCCGGGGAGATCAAAGACTTCACGGGGATTAGCGCCCCGTACGAGCCGCCGATCCATCCCGACCTCCGCCTCCAGGCCGGTACGGCCACCCCCGACGAATTGGCGCGGCAAGTGATCGAGCACCTCCGGCGCTCCGGCGTCCTCCGCTGA
- a CDS encoding sulfatase-like hydrolase/transferase: MSWLGALLTRNSFALPRHLRLLIFWTEPCLTIARRRQRAVYSAESDPIDADGGSPSVTRQQGIHPICRQLTDSLADLPDQNPNSRDLPARAIRCNLIYSTGGTIRVKELPPVTFFAACLERNDRLSTSSGQLISGHSMSRMRLRIHRAVRSGISVATLCLLWASSVAAQTPPRPNIVFILADDLGFGDVGILNQNARAAAGLPSFATPNIDSIALQGIRFNTFYSAPNCSPSRAMMLTGFHQGHTIIDRANLEQDIRGGKEDETWAQRLQEVGYATGAFGKWHVGGVNNTGSSIRSFDALPTQKGFETYYGPMFGNYRLAVHWESDGAGGVVRVPSPSDPTYTGPGSKVVYLDDLVAQQTVGFIRDKANGPAPFAAYVPFTAPHSPFDQAPPDHPYADAPWSQVHKNYAGMIWRLDQHVGQILAAIDDPDGDGDTSDSVANNTLVVFTSDNGPLLPGTSFGFHPEFFDSNSPFTGYKNHFWEGGTRVPFFVRWTGQIAPGQVDQESLMSFADIMPTLAQLAGAESPFGIDGRSFADKLVDGLEGDKNEVQLTIVNREYGGGNPGGWTLRIGDWKLVHRLNSTLITNPIPLLYNVRTDPAETTNLSFQKPQLVAALEAIAYAEGANREPLGLSVETPVVTETKNTYFTQYKSWNPAEGSTAFSDAGNWLGGTPFGLVGDPPAEGWNTGPADNWLASIAAIGPEQSISAAIASNTTVLALEVRGEAGGSAELVVEPGVTLNARNGVFASSGGVLRLQGGEINTVRDVVIRLGGVFSAHGTISGQQASVAHVPELAGLGIFTPHLKNAGRIEVRNDLSPSLPGHLTIDGDFTQFASGELMIDLGSGSAPPQPWVDVSDVARLGGRLSFVHADPASLMPGSGGLFHILHAADGIVGAFATIAGPTLAEGLGWELIYTPQDVYVNIAVGAGQQASNLHEWRLSYGAEGSGLIADFNSDGRVDGTDFLRWQRSFGESLGDGSPPAHSIPEPTAIALAFLACCTLKMSFAMLHRSRT; encoded by the coding sequence GTGTCCTGGCTCGGCGCGTTACTGACTCGGAATAGCTTCGCGCTCCCGCGCCATCTCCGTCTGCTCATTTTTTGGACAGAGCCTTGTTTAACCATAGCGCGGAGGCGCCAGAGGGCCGTTTATTCGGCAGAATCGGACCCTATTGATGCGGACGGAGGCTCGCCTTCGGTCACTCGACAACAGGGCATACACCCCATCTGTCGACAACTCACAGATTCCCTTGCAGACCTGCCTGACCAAAATCCCAACAGTCGCGATCTCCCCGCTCGTGCAATTCGGTGCAATCTCATTTACTCCACAGGAGGAACGATTAGAGTTAAGGAGTTGCCGCCCGTTACGTTTTTCGCCGCTTGTCTCGAACGTAACGACCGCTTGTCAACGAGCAGCGGACAGTTGATCTCAGGACACTCCATGTCTCGAATGCGTTTGCGTATTCATCGCGCTGTTCGTTCGGGCATTTCCGTAGCGACCTTGTGCCTGCTATGGGCTTCGAGCGTGGCCGCACAAACGCCTCCCCGACCGAACATCGTCTTTATTCTGGCTGACGATCTTGGGTTCGGCGATGTCGGAATCCTGAATCAGAACGCCCGTGCAGCGGCTGGCTTGCCCTCGTTTGCAACGCCGAACATCGACTCGATCGCTCTTCAGGGAATCCGCTTCAATACGTTCTACAGCGCTCCGAACTGCTCCCCCTCGCGAGCCATGATGCTCACTGGCTTTCATCAAGGACATACGATCATAGATCGAGCCAATCTCGAGCAGGACATCCGAGGCGGCAAAGAAGACGAAACTTGGGCGCAGCGACTCCAGGAAGTCGGCTACGCGACGGGCGCCTTCGGAAAGTGGCACGTGGGCGGCGTCAACAATACAGGTTCATCGATACGATCGTTCGATGCGCTGCCGACTCAGAAAGGATTCGAGACTTACTACGGTCCGATGTTCGGCAACTATCGGCTCGCCGTTCACTGGGAAAGCGACGGCGCCGGAGGAGTCGTTCGAGTTCCGAGTCCGAGCGATCCAACTTACACAGGCCCTGGCAGCAAAGTCGTCTATCTCGACGATCTTGTCGCACAGCAAACCGTTGGCTTCATTCGCGACAAGGCGAACGGGCCAGCGCCGTTTGCAGCCTACGTCCCGTTCACCGCCCCTCATTCGCCATTCGACCAAGCGCCGCCAGACCACCCTTACGCGGACGCTCCTTGGTCGCAGGTCCACAAGAACTATGCCGGGATGATCTGGCGGCTGGACCAGCATGTCGGTCAGATTCTCGCCGCGATCGACGACCCCGATGGCGACGGCGACACGAGCGACAGCGTCGCGAACAACACGCTGGTCGTGTTTACAAGCGACAACGGGCCATTGCTTCCAGGCACCAGTTTCGGCTTCCATCCGGAATTTTTCGACAGCAACAGTCCGTTCACAGGCTACAAGAATCACTTCTGGGAAGGCGGAACTCGCGTTCCGTTCTTTGTGCGTTGGACGGGCCAGATTGCGCCGGGACAGGTTGACCAAGAGTCGCTGATGTCATTTGCGGACATAATGCCCACCCTGGCGCAATTGGCCGGAGCGGAGAGCCCGTTCGGAATCGACGGGCGATCCTTTGCCGACAAGTTGGTCGACGGGTTGGAAGGCGACAAGAACGAGGTCCAGCTGACGATCGTCAATCGCGAATACGGCGGAGGCAATCCGGGCGGTTGGACGCTGCGAATCGGCGATTGGAAGTTAGTCCATCGCCTGAATTCCACGCTCATCACCAATCCAATTCCGCTGCTCTACAACGTCCGGACAGATCCCGCGGAGACGACGAACCTCTCGTTCCAGAAACCCCAATTGGTCGCAGCCTTGGAGGCGATCGCTTATGCCGAAGGAGCCAATCGCGAACCGCTGGGGCTAAGCGTCGAAACGCCGGTCGTCACAGAGACGAAGAACACCTATTTCACGCAGTACAAGTCTTGGAATCCCGCGGAGGGATCGACCGCTTTTAGCGACGCCGGGAATTGGTTGGGCGGGACTCCCTTCGGGTTGGTCGGCGATCCGCCAGCCGAGGGTTGGAACACGGGCCCCGCGGACAACTGGCTTGCGTCGATCGCAGCCATCGGTCCTGAGCAGTCGATATCGGCCGCGATAGCAAGCAACACGACAGTCCTCGCGTTGGAGGTGCGGGGAGAAGCCGGCGGCAGCGCCGAACTTGTCGTGGAACCGGGCGTCACGCTGAATGCTCGCAACGGCGTCTTCGCCTCCAGCGGAGGCGTCCTCCGACTGCAAGGCGGCGAAATCAATACGGTGCGCGACGTCGTCATCCGTCTGGGAGGAGTCTTCTCGGCACATGGCACGATTTCCGGACAGCAAGCGAGCGTCGCCCATGTTCCTGAGCTCGCCGGCTTGGGGATTTTCACGCCTCACCTTAAGAATGCCGGCCGTATCGAGGTTCGTAACGATTTGTCCCCCTCGCTGCCGGGACACCTGACAATCGACGGAGACTTTACGCAATTTGCGAGCGGCGAGCTCATGATCGACCTTGGTTCCGGCTCTGCACCTCCCCAACCCTGGGTTGACGTTTCGGATGTTGCGAGGTTGGGCGGTCGCTTGTCGTTCGTGCATGCCGATCCTGCTTCGCTCATGCCGGGAAGCGGCGGCCTGTTCCACATTCTTCACGCCGCCGACGGGATCGTAGGCGCTTTTGCCACGATCGCAGGCCCGACGCTGGCGGAGGGGCTTGGCTGGGAACTCATCTACACTCCTCAGGACGTCTATGTGAATATCGCCGTCGGAGCAGGTCAGCAAGCCTCCAACCTCCACGAATGGCGATTGTCCTATGGAGCCGAAGGCTCGGGGCTGATTGCCGACTTTAACTCGGACGGACGAGTTGATGGAACTGACTTTCTCCGGTGGCAGCGAAGCTTCGGTGAAAGTCTCGGCGACGGTTCTCCTCCGGCGCACTCGATCCCGGAACCTACGGCGATCGCGCTCGCCTTCTTAGCGTGCTGCACGTTGAAGATGTCTTTCGCAATGCTGCACCGATCTCGAACCTGA